In a single window of the Lynx canadensis isolate LIC74 chromosome E2, mLynCan4.pri.v2, whole genome shotgun sequence genome:
- the LOC115502519 gene encoding zinc finger protein 420-like, producing MSYLWFLSEYKSRCESKKLSLKKDNYKINSSQWVIMEGFTKHGLKQGSQEKHFGQVSCTSEDMSPFIQHTSFSLHQTFNTKEKSYECKKCKNAYEQDSKLTTHQESHTAKKFYDYKEYGRALGRTSKLSSHHTVHIGVRSYECEECMKSLNSGPHLIQHQIIFTKEKSNEFKESGKAFTNASQFFLHHSIHTSEEPFQCKYCVRQFNNGTAFIRHQRIHTGEKPYECNECGKAFSTSSIFRVHQRIHTGEKPNECKECGKAFRHSSYLTQHQRIHTGEKPYKCKYCVRAFSNVSAFIRHQRIHTGEKPYKCKECGRAFSTGSILTAHQRIHSGEKPYLCKECGKAFRQSSDLTQHQRIHTGEKPYKCKECGRAFRRSSELSRHKLIHADEKLYECKECGKILSRDSILIQHQKIHTGEKAWECNECGKVFTCATYLARHQRIHTGDKPYTCNKCGKAFLRSSDLILHQRIHTGEKPYECKKCGKAFARGSNLNRHQKVHNSKK from the coding sequence ATGTCTTATTTGTGGTTTCTTTCAGAATATAAATCTAGGTGTGAGAGCAAGAAATTATCTCTGAAAAAggataactataaaataaattcatctcAATGGGTTATAATGGAAGGATTTACTAAGCATGGACTTAAACAAGGATCTCAGGAAAAACATTTTGGCCAAGTCTCGTGTACCTCTGAAGACATGTCCCCTTTCATTCAGCATACATCTTTCTCTCTACATCAAACATTTAATACCAAAGAGAAATCTTATGAATGCAAAAAATGTAAGAATGCCTATGAACAGGACTCAAAACTTACTACACATCAAGAAAGTCATACAGCCAAGAAATTTTATGACTATAAGGAATATGGGAGGGCCCTTGGTAGAACTTCAAAACTTAGTTCACATCATACAGTGCATATTGGTGTGAGATCCTATGAATGTGAGGAATGTATGAAGTCTTTGAATAGTGGCCCACACTTAATACAACATCAGATAATTTTTACTAAGGAGAAATCTAATGAATTTAAAGAAAGTGGGAAGGCCTTTACTAATGCTTCACAGTTTTTTCTACATCATAGCATTCATACAAGTGAGGAACCCTTTCAATGTAAGTACTGTGTTAGACAATTTAATAATGGTACAGCCTTTATTCgccatcagagaattcacactggtGAAAAACCCTATGAGTGTAATGAATGTGGAAAGGCTTTTAGTACAAGTTCAATATTTAGAGTACATCAAAGGATTCACACAGGTGAGAAACCCaatgaatgtaaagaatgtggaaaagcctttcgTCACTCCTCATACCTTACTCAACACCAaagaattcatactggtgagaaaccttacaaatgtaagtATTGTGTTAGGGCATTTAGTAATGTTTCGGCCTTTATTCGGCATCAGAGGATTCATACCGGTGAGAAACCCtacaaatgtaaggaatgtggaagAGCTTTTAGTACTGGCTCAATACTTACAGCACATCAGAGAATTCACTCAGGTGAGAAACCATATTTatgtaaggaatgtggaaaagcctttcgTCAGTCTTCAGATCTTACTCAACATCAGAGgattcatactggtgagaaaccctacaaatgtaaggaatgtggaagGGCCTTTCGTCGTTCATCAGAACTTTCTCGACACAAGTTAATTCATGCTGATGAGAAACTatatgaatgtaaagaatgtggaaaGATCTTGAGTAGAGACTCAATACTTATACAACATCAGAAAATTCACACAGGTGAGAAAGCCTgggaatgtaatgaatgtgggaaagtTTTTACTTGTGCAACATACCTGGCCCGGCATCAGCGAATCCATACTGGTGATAAACCATATACTTGTAACAAATGTGGGAAGGCTTTTCTTCGTTCTTCAGACCTTATTCTGCATCAAAGgattcatactggtgagaaaccctatgAGTGTAAGAAATGTGGGAAGGCTTTTGCAAGAGGTTCAAATCTTAATCGCCATCAAAAAGTTCATAATAGTAAGAAATAG